From one Rattus norvegicus strain BN/NHsdMcwi chromosome 7, GRCr8, whole genome shotgun sequence genomic stretch:
- the Cdc42ep1 gene encoding cdc42 effector protein 1 isoform X1, translating to MPGPQGGTGAPSMSLGKLSPVGWVPSSHGKRRLTADMISPPLGDFRHTMHVGRGGDVFGDTSFLSNHGGRSGNTHRSPRSFLARKLQQVRRVGVPPRRMASPAATSPAPPPISPIIKNAISLPQLNQATYDSLVVSKLSFDSTPASSTDGRSGYGLESGFCTISRLPRVEKHSSRDRDHDRDPDHSQDREQSSSPSEPNPNPELRRSDSLLSFRFDLDLGPSLLSELLGVMSLSEAPAANPPAPAANPAPTAKPPADAVTTLDTVTSLPAPTASSPSSGRFPNGVTAVLGPVAEVKASPVGEGPQVPSKMAFDRRGASWGAIRASRHYTEMDARRELAGVLPQVHGSWESLNEEWSAPPASSRAPVPSTVQANAFEFADADEDDEVKV from the exons ATGCCCGGCCCCCAAGGGGGCACAGGAGCCCCCAGCATGAGCCTGGGTAAGCTGTCTCCTGTGGGCTGGGTGCCCAGTTCTCATGGAAAGAGGCGCCTGACAGCAGACATGATCAGTCCCCCGCTCGGGGACTTCCGCCACACCATGCACGTGGGCCGTGGCGGGGACGTCTTCGGTGATACCTCCTTCCTCAGCAACCACGGAGGCCGCTCTGGAAACACCCACCGCTCGCCCCGAAGTTTTCTGGCCAGGAAGCTCCAGCAGGTACGCAGAGTCGGCGTGCCCCCTCGAAGGATGGCTTCCCCGGCTGCAACGTCACCCGCCCCGCCTCCCATCTCTCCCATCATCAAGAATGCCATCTCCCTGCCCCAGCTCAACCAGGCCACCTATGACAGCCTGGTGGTGAGCAAGCTGAGCTTTGATAGCACTCCGGCTAGCTCCACGGATGGCCGCTCCGGTTACG GCCTGGAGTCTGGGTTCTGCACCATCTCACGCCTTCCACGAGTGGAAAAACACAGCAGCCGTGACCGTGACCATGACCGTGACCCGGACCATTCTCAAGACCGAGAGCAAAGTTCTTCCCCCTCtgagcctaaccctaaccctgagcTTCGACGCTCTGACTCTCTCTTGTCCTTCCGTTTTGACCTTGACCTTGGGCCCTCACTCCTCAGTGAGCTGCTAGGAGTCATGAGCCTTTCAGAAGCCCCTGCTGCCAAcccccctgctcctgctgccaaCCCTGCCCCTACTGCAAAACCCCCAGCCGATGCAGTAACCACTCTAGACACTGTGACAAGCCTTCCAGCCCCCACGGCAAGCTCCCCATCCAGTGGACGTTTCCCCAATGGGGTAACTGCCGTGTTGGGCCCCGTGGCTGAGGTAAAGGCCAGTCCTGTGGGAGAGGGTCCCCAGGTACCCTCCAAAATGGCCTTTGACAGGCGTGGAGCCAGCTGGGGGGCCATCCGGGCCAGCCGTCACTACACGGAGATGGATGCGCGGCGGGAGCTGGCAGGGGTCCTACCCCAAGTCCATGGCTCCTGGGAGAGTCTGAATGAAGAATGGAGTGCACCTCCGGCCAGCAGCAGGGCTCCTGTGCCCAGCACGGTGCAGGCCAATGCCTTTGAGTTTGCTGACGCTGATGAGGATGACGAGGTCAAGGTGTGA